The sequence TCGAACCGCTGCGACCCGAAAACATGGCCGATGCTGTTCACGCCCATGACGAAGTTCAGGAAGAAGAAATTGCGGAAAAAGCCGCCGATCAAGATGGTGCCGATAATATGTTCGGGGCCGCCGAAGGCCAGCGCCCAGAGGGCCGGCAGGACGATGCTGGAAAAAATCGCGATCGACCAGCGATGTTTGTGGCACCACAATACTTGCGGATCGTCGATCAAGCCCTTGCCATAGACCTTCATGTCGGAGGTGGTGTTGTCGAACAGCCAGCCGAAATGGGCGATGCCGAGCCCTTTCCATTTCGACATATTCTTGCCGTGACCGTCGACATAGGGACTGTGCACATCACCGACGCCGTCGGCAAAGGCATGGTGACGGCGATGGTCTGCTGCCCATTTCAAAACCGAAGCCTGACAGGCCATTTGCGCCATGATCCCGATGGCGAGGCGCATTTTCGGGCCGGCTTCGAAAGCGCGATGGGTGAAATAGCGGTGATAGCCGATGCCGACGCCCATGTTGATCAGGGCAAAGCCGAAGAGAAAGGCCGACCATTCGACCCAGCCGGTGGCGTGGAAGATGGTCCAGTATAGCGCGCCGAGCGAGCCCAGCACCATCGAGGACAGCAGGATGCCATATTCGATCCGCTTCGCGCGCGCAGCCGGTCCGCCAATGATGACGCCATGCTGTGGATGCTGTTCCGACGGTGTATATTCGTCGGGTTGAATGTCGCTAAATGCGGTTGCCATCGACCAAAATCCTCGAAAATCTTATCGGGACCTCAGGATATAGGCTATTTGCGATGATTACAATTCTATTAACTATTAGCGGCCCGCGGGTGCGGCGAGACGCTCTCGGGGACTAATCGTCGCTAAGAGGTTTGCGCCCCCGGCGGCTGGTTTCCCGTGAGTTGCGGATGGGATCCGCGCGCGTTGACCGGGGCGGGCTGTCCGCACGGGGGGCGGGTTGCGGACGGGCTTGCGGCTGCTCCGCCCCACTTGCCGGTGGCCGGTCCGTACGGCTGCCGCGATCACCGCGATCGCGGGACGGTGCAGCCTGGTCTGTTCCGCCTGCTTTTGTGCCGCTTGTTCCCGTACGGTTGCGGCGATCGTTGCGCGTGCCGCGATTGTCGCGGTCATCGCTGTCTCGCTGGCGCCGGCTGCTGTTCCGGTCCGGGTCCCGTGTGCGATCGCGCCCGTCATATCCCGAATCGCGACGATCACCACGCCGGTCGGCCCTGCCATCGCGATCTCTGCGGTCTCTGGCGTGATGTCCGCCATAGGCGGCGCGCTGGCGGGCCCAGTAACGTCGATGGTTGTCGCGCATCGCGAGGCGTCTGCCACCCCGGTCGAAGATATAAATGCCATAGCCGGGATAATAATATTGATCATACCAGCCGCCGCCATAGCCGATATTGGCAAAGCCATAGCCATAATCGCAGGCATAATAGTCGTCGAACGGCGCATAGGGGTCGCAGTCATAGCCGCGCCCGTTGACATAGCCGTCACCATAAGCGCCGCCGCCGTACATGCAGCCGCCGAGACTGAGCAGCGCGCCAGCGGCTACCGCAGACTTGAGGAGCCGGGCTGTCAATAAATTGGTCATGAGCTTTCCTTTGAAACCGCCTTCACAGCGCCGGTCGTGCGGGGTTGCGATTGCCTATATATTGTTCCTGTCCTTAAGCCGCGATCATTGAATAGCTTATGAATGGAGTGGCTTGCTGACATTAATGAAAGTAGCTATCATAGGCTCAAATTTCAGATCAGGAGCACTCCCGTGGCCACAATTGCAGCAAAACCGCATGGATATCCCTTTCAGGAATCCGCCAACCCGCATTGGGTGAGGCGGCCGAGCGAAGAAGAATTGGCGCATATTCCCGGGGAGAAGGGCCTGCCGGTCCTGGGGTGCACGCTGGATCTGCTCAAGGACCCGGGCGGCTTCGGACGCCGGATGTTCGAGCAATATGGCTCCGTCTATCGTGCCTTCAGTTTTGGCGGATGGTCGGTCAACATGCTGGGAGCCGATGCCACGGAGCTGATCCTGTTCAACAAGGACAAGATATTTTCGAGCGAGCAGGGCTGGGGCCCGATTCTCAACAATCTGTTTCCGCGCGGTCTGATGTTGATGGATTTCGAACGCCACCGGGCGGATCGCAAGGCGCTCTCGGTGGCCTTCAAGCCTGGACCCATGAAGCATCATTGCCAGGTGCTGGGCGAGGGCATAGCGCAGCGGGTGGGCGAATGGAGCGGTACCGAATTCAACTTTTATCCGGCGATCAAATCGCTGTCGCTCGATACTGCGGCGAGCGCGATTCTCGGCATCCCCTGGGGGCCGGAAGCGGACAAGATCAACAAGGCCTTTGTCGACGAGGTTCAGGCCTCGGTCGGTGTGGCGCGCAAGCCTATTCCCTTTACCA comes from Sphingorhabdus sp. YGSMI21 and encodes:
- a CDS encoding acyl-CoA desaturase, giving the protein MATAFSDIQPDEYTPSEQHPQHGVIIGGPAARAKRIEYGILLSSMVLGSLGALYWTIFHATGWVEWSAFLFGFALINMGVGIGYHRYFTHRAFEAGPKMRLAIGIMAQMACQASVLKWAADHRRHHAFADGVGDVHSPYVDGHGKNMSKWKGLGIAHFGWLFDNTTSDMKVYGKGLIDDPQVLWCHKHRWSIAIFSSIVLPALWALAFGGPEHIIGTILIGGFFRNFFFLNFVMGVNSIGHVFGSQRFETKDGSRNNWFMAWMTFGDGWHNNHHQHPRAASSQIAWWEFDLNGQIIYLWEKMGLVWNVQRAPAYIRNEKGEWVQKKPKVATAKFDEPEVMSADDGGILFPADKPCSRRTSSAISNPPSEGPRTSPLM